The genomic region CAGCCCCTCGATTTGCGCATATCGGGACACGATTCCCGTCACTTCACGGGAGCGGATTTCCGAGGTTACTTCTTCCCCATTACAGAACACTTTCTGTCCGTCGGGATCCGGTTGTAAATCAATGACCAGCTTTTGGGCTTCCTGAAGTACCTGTGTCACATCTTCCGGTGTAATACCTTTCCGAAGCATATGCAAGGTTACCGCACGGTACATTGCGCCTGTGTCGACGTAGACATACGCGAGCGCCTCTGCAACCAATCGGGCCACCGTGCTTTTCCCGGCACCGGCAGGTCCGTCAATTGCAACGTTCATTTTCCCGTTCTCTGATGTGTTCTGGCTTGCCAACGGGGCATTCCTCCTCAAACGATAAACCTCAATAAAAAAACAGGCATTGCCTGCATCGTGAAAATTATACCACACTCTACACATGGATGCAAAAACAGACAAATCAACGACGTTTGTGATCAATCATCGTTTGCACTTGAATTGGCGTTCCTTCCAGACGATCGATAGTGGTCATATTCTTTTTGAATCCAGGTATTAACAACAGCAATTGATACACCACAAGCAGGATTAGAAGGGATGTGATCAGAATCATAACCCTCCTTTCCATTCGCCTGGAGAAAACATAGTAGAGTCGTTCATATCTGCGGGTTGCATGACGATGATTCATGACATATCCTCCGTTTTTTCCATTACGGTACCCGCAGTTTACTCTTTTTATGCCACAACATTCCTATTTCGTACGGTAGTCCAATTGACGTTCAAAACAGAACTTGATGATCTTCTGGCGTTCCGAATCTGAAATCTGTACAAATTTTAGCATGCACAGCAATCTGCCGGTTTCAAGTGTTTTGATCCGCACGACTTCGGCTTCAAAATTGACATGTTCAATTGTTGAATTACGATATGGAACAAGCAACCAGCATTTCAGCTTTTGACCTTCAGCGATTGAAAATCCTGCTTCGCCATAGATAGACAATCCACCGCCACCGATATCTTCAGTCAATCCGACGGCACGGGTCAGATCTTCACTCTGGATGGCCATTTCAAGGTTTGCGTGAACACGAAGAAAGCTGCGACGTTGTATTTTGGATATATCGCTTGGAAGCGGCTTTCGGATACGGACAAGACGGACCACATCCTCTTCAAATCCGGTGACATAAGTATTAAAATAATGCCGGACTCCATCCTCCGTAATATATGAAATGGACAATTCCTCACCAAAAAAGAGCCTTTTCAGACGGCTGCTTCCTTGTTGCATCGGGACCTCAATCAGAAAACTACTGTCATCCATATCTGCAATGCGTGATTTGTACTCTTTGTTTTCCTCTTTTTCATCTGCCGAAGCGATCTGGATGTATAAAATTTCATTTATTTTAGGAAACAATTGGTTCACCGCCACTTTATGTATTTATCTTCGTATGTACAAGGACTATTATACCATGACCTTTCTCACATTGAACAAGAAAAAAAACAGACCACATCGTGGTCTGCCGTCGTTGTTTGTGCCATTGAACATTCAGAGATCTCCAGCTGTTATGAGGTTGCGTTGACCGGTTTGATCTCCTCAACTGCTTCTTCGATACCTGTATTCGCATTAATGTATATCCGGTAACGAGAACCGTTTATTTTCCCTCCGAATTCATAACACAGCACCTCTTTGCTGTAATCATTTTCAATGAGGGATTTGCGAACATAATTTTCTTCAAACTCCGAATTAAGCTTTTGCCGCGCCTGTTGCTCCGTTAGAGTTGCTTTTGGAACTTTGCGCTTGTCATTATGTTCGTAGACAAAATCACTTGCCTGGAAGCCGGTTACTTCGCCTGTATCCAATCCAACGCGGACTGACATTTTTTCAGGATAAATCAAAGTGTCCCCTTGCTTATGCACATAAGTAAGGTTACCCAGATTACCGTATTCATCGTAGTTTACAGCCTTCATATCCTTATAGCCTTTATTCGTTAGAAATTGATCTGCTTTAGCCATGGCATCCTGACGTGATACCTTTTTGGTTCCAATCGGACGTGTATCACTGTAAGAGATCAGCATTCCGCCATTACGAGTGAAATCCATCATCAGTTTGCCATTCTTGGCATGATCAATCGTGGCCGTGTAGGACTCCCAGTCTGTTCCTTTGCCGTTCTCCTGCACTTGGATTTTGCTACTATCCGCATCAGAGAATTTCGCAGCCTTGCTCTGAATCTGATCTTTGGTCACCGGCAAGCCGTCCAATTTCTTAACTGAACGTTTTGCATAAATATTAGATACGGAAGGACCCCAATCAAGCTCCGGGTACTCCTGTACCTTTTTGTTAACGCTACGGAATCCATCGACGATTGTGTTGTCCATCGTTTGCTCTTGCGTTGCCATGGCGGTCTCCGCATCCATCCAGCGTAAACGGTCCGTGAGGACTTTCTGCTGTACATCCTGCAGATTCTTGGTAATCTCGGATGAATTCTGATACAGCTTTTTCAGGTTGCCCATTTCCTTCTCGCTTAGCGGTTCGTTCGTCAAGTCACGCATCGACGCTCGATAAGCAAAGTTGGAAATACGGGAGAGAAACTCCTCTGTCTCGTTAAATGGCAGCATGGTCAGTGGCAGTTGGTTGATCTCATTCTGCGCTTCACTGGTGAGTCGCCATACATTCATCAAACCTTTGCGATGCATCCCCTGTGATGTGGAGTGAACCGCCAAGGTGTTACCAATCTCCGAATGTAATTTGTCCATATGAAAAGATAAATCGTGAAAGGCACGCTGATATTGATTTTCTGCCTTGATCAGTATTGCATTCTTCTCCTGATTCTCCTGATAGCCCCATACGAGCGCACCGACCAGCAGGACCGCAAATATCGGAAACATAACTGAACTTAATCGTTTATACATCGGTAGAGTCTCCTTTCTTCTAAACCACTACCTCTATTGTGGATCGAAGAAAGATCTCTTATGCATGCGATTTCCAGTCCTTACACAAGCAGGCTACTAAAGTACCCTTTGGATCCTTCATTCAATTCAACTGAACCCCGGTTGCCATGCCTTCCTCTTCGATTTCGAATTGGTCCCTGTTATCACAGAGGCACTGCTTGAATCCTGTCTCAATCCGGCCACGTTCTTTCTTGCCTCGTAATGTAAATCGTTCACCGCATTGCTTACATCTGATTTTAATTTTGATTCTCATCACAACGATCCCCGTTTCTGTTGGTCATTTCCCGGGAGTTTTATCGCAAAATAAAAACACACCAGGGCCGCAGGCGCAATATGCGCTTTATGTCCACCAGTGTGTCCGTATTTTTATAATTTAACCTCTTCCTCCCGCTTCACAAAACGAAAAGGAGAACGGTTATTAGCGCGTGTGATTTTACCCATTGCCCCATACCACAGGCCCGCCATTAGTGGCGCTATAAACCACAACCAATGATTTACCATGGTGTTCATGATGACATCGTACAATGCATGCCAGAAAAAAGGTAATACGAGAGAAAGAACCAGGTACCACCGCTTTTTCTTGCCACCGATAAACTTGGCTTTACCCATGTAATAACCCATGATTACCGCAAACATAGCGTGCCCTGAAACAGGGAGCAGTGCCCGGAGGAACATGGCTGAGACGGATGCATTCCCCGCAAAGGCATACAACACATTCTCTACTGTGGCAAATCCAAGTGAAACAGCAACTGCATATAAGATACCATCATACGGCTCATCAAATTCGGTGTGATTATAGATGATATGATAAAGCACGAACCATTTGACGAATTCTTCCACACCACCTGAGATCAGAATGGCCTCAAGATAAGGATTATCCCCGAGCCACATCATCATGCCACGCTGAATAATCATCACAGGCAGTACCATCAGAATCCCCATGAGGAAAACCCGCAACACCATATGAAGTGGCTCATAATCATAACGGTCTTTCAGGTAAAAGTATGTTAACAAGGCGAGACCCGGGGCAACTGCTGCCGCTAAGACCGAAAACAAAAGCACCGAAATTCCCTCCTCTGACTAAAGACGCGATTACAACTAGAGATTAATCCTGGCGTTTGAAGTGGGTGCAGATAACATCAATCGCTTGTTCAGAAATAATAACCTTACCATACTCTTCCATAACTGCTGGAGTAACTGAAGAGCCTTCACCAAATTCAGCAAGCAAGGCGATCAATGCCGCATGTTTGGTGGAATCCACCTCATCTGGTTCCAAATGCAAGAACCACTTGTCTTTATAAGAATAAAGTCTCCCAGCATCCGTAACATGCTGACGCAACATATGCGCAGCTTCAATGAGCACTTCAAAGTCCTTGAACGCATAAACGATGGAATCGCTTTGCTCGAGTGTAACTTCCATTTCATATACTTCTTCAGGAAGATCATCTTCATGACCTGAACCATATTGTTGCGGATCATATTTTCCACGTGTGACAATGACAACCATCCCTTGAGCGGGAAGTGCGAATACTTCGACAGCAAGTGGACCAGTGGCATCAAATCCAAGTTCGGAATAGGCCTGATCCATCATTTCAGTGAACAGTTCATGAACCTTAGGTATTTCCTGCCACATATCTTCTTTTTGTATTCCGCGCTCGCTCAGATCGTCAAAGGTCAGGAAAATCCGTATCTTATCGTGACTTAGTCGTTCTATTTTCATACAGGATCTCCCCTTTATAAGCAAGTCTTATAACAGATTATGAAGCACAAAACAGTATGTGCTGAAAATAAATCTATGTAGTTATGTTATCATTTTATACCTCTAAATGCACGAAGTAAAATCGACAAAAAAAGAATCATTCCACAGCAAATCAATACTGTGGATGATTCTAATTGGAGGTTTTGGTTTATAAACCCGGTACTGTTGTGTTTGTTTGAGTTAAAATTTGCTCAACTTCATGCTTCACATCCGGATTAGTGCGAATAAAATCCTTGAGCATGCTCATATTCGCTTCTTTTTCCTGCGGAGTGATTGTGCTTACGCTTTTTGCTGCTGGGTTTTTGTGTGATTCGCCATGTTGATTTTGCTTGCTGGTGAACCCATCCATACCCGGGAAAGTCATCTCCATCATCTTATGTTTTGCCTGATCCATCATGTTTCGTGATGAACCCGAAGACAACATGGACAATTTGCCTTTGGACAGCCACGAACTGGCTGCAACGCCAATTACAATGCCCCAAAAAAAGGATGACGCCTTCATTACACCAACCTCCTTTAAGTGTTAAAATCACATGTAGTGTTTGCGGGAGCGAGCGATCTCATTCCGTATAAATACAGGAAAGCGAGTTGAAATCATGTTCAGACATACCGCCGCATTGATTATAGCTGCAAGTTTGCTGTTATCCGCCTGTGGGGCAGCGGAAGAAAAAACATCAGAAAATTCCGCTCCAGCGAGTGAACCCACTACCACAATTCAAGAAGAGCAAAGTGATTCTAACCCAAGTGAATCAGGAGAACCCGGAACCGGTGTGACCGAACCTTCAACGAGCGAATCAACTGCGACAGAAGAAGAACCTGACCCTTCGGAGCAGGTTTCTGCGGAAGAGAAAGTGGAACAAACGTATCATATGAATGAAAATTATTATATTAAACCGAATGATGAAACGAGCCCAAGCAAAGTGGTCTTGTTAACTTTTGATGATGGCCCCAAAGAAGAAAAAATGATTGCTTCACTAATCGACACTTTAGATAAACATAACGCTAAAGCGATATTTTTCGTCAATGGATATCGGGTGAAAAGTCACCCGGAATTGCTCAAACTCATCCATGAACGGGGTCAGATTGTAGGCAATCATGCCTGGGATCATGAGGATCTCAAAAAAATGTCTAACGCTGAGGCGTCAAAACAGGTTACAGATGTCCAGAAAATAGTGAAGGACACCATCGGGGAGGAACCGCAATTCTTCCGCCCCCCTTTTGGATCGGGTAATGATGCGCTGAAGGCGACTGTGAAGAAAAATGGCATGTTATATATGACCTGGTCTAATGGTTCGCTTGATTGGGATAAAAGCACCAAAAACAAACCGGAAAAAGTCATTCAAAATGTACTGGACCAGTTAAATCCCGGAAGCAATATTTTGATGCACGAGTTGCCATGGACAGTTGAAGCATTGGATGAGTTGCTGACCAAGCTCGAAAAGAAAGGCTATTCCTTTGTCAATCCGCGTGCTATTGAATTGGAAGCTCGTTAAATTGTAATTCTGCGCATCAAAATGAAACAGCCTTGATCCAGTGGATCAAGGCTGTTTTTCTGTGAGTGCTTTTTCCGCGGGCACTCTTAACGTGATGATATGCATCTCCGCAGGACAACCTAGTCGGAGAGGAAGATGATTGGTACCATATCCTCTGCTAACCAGCATTTTGCCTTCTTGATGAACGTCCTCCGGACTGCGCTTCAGGGAGTACCACCCATTCGATATGGGACGATACGCTTTGCTCAGGAAGACAGGTCCGAAAAAAGGTAATACCAATTGTCCACCATGTGTATGGCCGCTCAAGATAAGATCTGCATTTTGCTCCAAGCGAAGGGCCTGTAAAGGATCATGAACGATGGCTAATTTGCAAAAACGGTCGCCGACTTGCTCTAGTAATACATCTCCCTGTTTGGAACGATAGTCTATACCGATCAGGCTCACTCTGTCGTTGCCTTTACGCAGATATACGACGTTATCCTGCAGGAGCTGAACGCCCGATTCCCGAAGGATTCGAGCAAGTTGAGCGGTACCAGCTCTCTTATCATGGTTACCATACACAGTAAAAGAAGGAGCAATGTTCGATAAGAGTTTCATATTATGTCTAACCAGAGACCAGGAGATTCCTTTTTCTGCAACGTCCCCACCGATCAGAACCCAGTCCACCTTGTTTTTAAAGTGTTCCATATCCTTCTGCTTCAGCTTGCGCTTATGAGTGTCGGAAACATACAAAATCATGACCCCGTCAAAGGAAGGTGGCAGATGAGGAACTTCAACCTCTTCTTCAATCATTTGATGAACATGGGCTTCACGCCACATATGAAAGAGTAACAAAACTCCCATCAAAATGACTAATCCTGCTAGTAAAAGCATTACCACGGCAATGGGAGGAACGTATTCAGAGCGGGTGCCCCTTCTATCCCCCACCAAACCAGACTAATTGTTAACATGACAAAAATAAAAATGAGTGAATTAACAAACCTCTTGCTCAATTTTAACCGACGTGAAGGATGTAATTCTGTCCTTGTAGGAAGAGAACCCGCTTCGGGGATCGATTCTTCCGTTGATTTTGATGTTTTTTTGGAGCGTGATGGTGCTCTCTGTGGTAGTACTGGACTTTCCAGCTTTTCTGTATAGGGCTTGCGCTGTGATCTAGGTATGGAAACGGAAGTTATTGGTGTGATTGTTCCAACTTCAGCAGCGGCTGCCGTTTCTGCAACCAGGCTTACTTGAGATGCCACCTGACGCTCGGATGTCTCTTTTTTATCCGATTGACGATGGCGCTGACTGCCATATGTCTTCATTCTGCTTAATGGCTGATTCATGATCCCCTCCGAAAACGTATCGCTAATCCGGACACCAAATCAATAATAAAGTGACATAATATAGGCGCCCATAATGTGCCGGATTGCATGTAAATCCAACCCAATCCATAACTTGAGACAAACACCCATCCTGTTGGAATCCAGTGCCGCAAATAACGAATGTGGATAACTGCAAATAAAATACTTGTCCAGTAAGGACCGATGGCATGTTGAATGGCTCCACGGAATAATAATTCCTCACATACAGCTACAATGGCTGCTATACATACAATGTGCCAGATTGGACGCCCACGGAACAACATCTCGTTAATTCCACCGTCATCCATGCTTTCCTGAGGTATAACATACGACAGTACCAAGTCCATAACAAGCATTACGCCAGCAAGACCAAGACCCCACCATATAAATTGGTAATTGTCGGGCCATGCGAGTACATCTAACAAGTTTCGTTTCTGCAATAAAATCCATACAACCCCGATTATCAGTGTCAGACCTTGTGTAAAGTATAGATTGATTAAAAGCAAACGCTCGGTAAGCTGCTGTGGCTCAGCCTTCTGAATCTTGAACTTGGGAAACTTGAATTTTTTCATCGGATGCGTCTGTCCTCTTGAGTTAAATTTGATGGATAACAATTACGTTGTCCAATCGGATAGTATACTAAATGATAGCCAAAAAACCAAATAGGTTCAAGGCCTGCCCGAAGTCCCGGTTTTGAGTCAATGCCATTACTTCATTAAAGCAATAAAATCCGGTTCACCAAACAGCATATATTCCATCTCGTTAAGGTATGTACAGTAACTGTTACATGGCTTATAGTGACTTTGACTATGTCTGAATCGAAAGACATCTGCAATCCAATTTAAAACATTTAAGCCTATTGACATGCTCATGTCAGCCATGATACATTATGAAAAAATTAGTCACGTTAAACACGATGATGGAAAAAAGATGTTGCTTCGTCTTCCAGAGAGCCGATGGTAGGTGTGAATCGGTGGCAGGCAAATGGTCTTGAGCGCTCCTGAGTTATTGCATTGAAATTGGAGTAGGTGCAATCGGTTTAGACCCGTTATCCTCTTCGGTCTTCATTGACCGCTAAGACTGTCGTTGCGAAACGGCGGTGAATTAGGGTGGTACCACGACAACTCTCGTCCCTTATTGCGCAAGCAGTATGTGGATTGAGAGTTTTTTGATTTATTTTAATGGATATCTGTGGGATCACTCTATTTGCTTCACCTTCCCCCTCTGCTGCGACACCGCGTTGTTGGGCGGAAGAATCAACCTGGTTTTAAGGAATACCTCTTCGCTGAGGTCAGACCTTGACGATATAGATACACATACCTAAGGAGGAAGAAACCATGTACAAAGTGTTAGTGTCGGACCCAATCAGTGATCTGGGGATCCAGCAACTGGTGGATGCAAATGATGTTGTTGTTGAGAAGAAAACCGGTCTTAGTGAAGATGAACTTGTTGCCATTATTGGTGATTATGATGCCCTTTTGGTTCGCAGCCAGACTCGTGTTACAGATCGTATTATGACGGCTGGTACCAACCTTAAGGTGATCGGACGTGCAGGTGTTGGTGTAGATAACATTGATCTGGAAGCTGCTACACAGCGTGGTATCATCGTTATTAACGCACCTGACGGCAATACCATCACAACCTGTGAGCACACGTTTGCCATGATGATGGCACTGGCGCGTCACATTCCTCAGGCATACGCCAAAACCATTCAAGGTACGTGGGATCGTAAAACCTTCCTGGGTGTGGAATTAAGAAATAAAACGCTGGGTGTACTGGGCATGGGACGGATCGGTAGTGAAGTTGCCAAGCGCGCCAAAGCATTCGGAATGGATATTCTTGCTTACGACCCGTTCCTCACGGAGGAGCGTGCCGAGAAGCTGCAAGTGAAGCTGGCTAGTGTGGATGATATCATTCGCAATGCGGACTTCATGACCGTTCACACGCCATTAACACCGGAAACACGGCACATGATTTCCCGTCCACAATTCGAAGTTATGAAAAAAGGCATGCGGATCATCAACTGTGCCCGTGGTGGTGTAGTTGACGAGATGGCACTTGTGGAAGCCATTGACGAAGGCATTGTTGCCGGAGCAGCATTTGATGTATTTGAAAGTGAACCACCTGCTCAGGACCACCCATTCCTGAATCACCCTAGCATTATCGTTACACCTCACCTTGGTGCATCCACTGTCGAGGCACAAGAAAACGTAGCGATCGACGTATCCGAACAAGTTCTTCACATTCTGCGCAATGAACCATTCAAGAACGCAGTTAACATGCCTGCTGTTGCACCAACTGTAATGAACAAATTGCAGCCTTATTTCAAACTGGGTGAAACACTGGGTAGTTTTGCAGCACAGATTACACAAAATGCAGTGCAGGAGATTCGGATCGACTATGCTGGTGACCTTTCTGAAGTAGATACTTCTCCTCTCACACGTTACATTGTGAAGGGTATTCTCGCCAGACATTTGGGTGGGGAAGCCAACATCGTCAACTCCATGCATCTGGCCAAAATCCGTGATCTGAATGTGGTTGTAAGCCAAACCTCTGCAACCAAAGGATTCACTAACCTGATTACCGTAACATTAGTTACAACTCAGGATGCTGAGGAACGCCGTGTAGCGGGTACATTGCTTGCAGGTTATGGAGAGCGTATCGTTCGTCTGGACAAATTCCCGGTAGATATCGCTCCGGAAAGTCATCAAATCTTGATTTCCCATAACGATAAACCAGGTATTATCGGACGTGTAGGAACTCTGCTTGGACAAAATGAGGTCAACATCGCATCCATGCAAGTGGGTCGGAAAATCATTGGTGGTGCTGCCATCATGATCCTGACCGTGGATAAAGCCGTTCCCAAAGATGTTCTTGTTCAGCTCGCTGCCCTTCCAGAAATTAATACAGCCGTTGAAATCGTGTTGGAATAGTTGCTTATCATTC from Paenibacillus sp. FSL R5-0341 harbors:
- a CDS encoding type II CAAX endopeptidase family protein; the protein is MKKFKFPKFKIQKAEPQQLTERLLLINLYFTQGLTLIIGVVWILLQKRNLLDVLAWPDNYQFIWWGLGLAGVMLVMDLVLSYVIPQESMDDGGINEMLFRGRPIWHIVCIAAIVAVCEELLFRGAIQHAIGPYWTSILFAVIHIRYLRHWIPTGWVFVSSYGLGWIYMQSGTLWAPILCHFIIDLVSGLAIRFRRGS
- the serA gene encoding phosphoglycerate dehydrogenase; translation: MYKVLVSDPISDLGIQQLVDANDVVVEKKTGLSEDELVAIIGDYDALLVRSQTRVTDRIMTAGTNLKVIGRAGVGVDNIDLEAATQRGIIVINAPDGNTITTCEHTFAMMMALARHIPQAYAKTIQGTWDRKTFLGVELRNKTLGVLGMGRIGSEVAKRAKAFGMDILAYDPFLTEERAEKLQVKLASVDDIIRNADFMTVHTPLTPETRHMISRPQFEVMKKGMRIINCARGGVVDEMALVEAIDEGIVAGAAFDVFESEPPAQDHPFLNHPSIIVTPHLGASTVEAQENVAIDVSEQVLHILRNEPFKNAVNMPAVAPTVMNKLQPYFKLGETLGSFAAQITQNAVQEIRIDYAGDLSEVDTSPLTRYIVKGILARHLGGEANIVNSMHLAKIRDLNVVVSQTSATKGFTNLITVTLVTTQDAEERRVAGTLLAGYGERIVRLDKFPVDIAPESHQILISHNDKPGIIGRVGTLLGQNEVNIASMQVGRKIIGGAAIMILTVDKAVPKDVLVQLAALPEINTAVEIVLE
- a CDS encoding genetic competence negative regulator; translated protein: MKIERLSHDKIRIFLTFDDLSERGIQKEDMWQEIPKVHELFTEMMDQAYSELGFDATGPLAVEVFALPAQGMVVIVTRGKYDPQQYGSGHEDDLPEEVYEMEVTLEQSDSIVYAFKDFEVLIEAAHMLRQHVTDAGRLYSYKDKWFLHLEPDEVDSTKHAALIALLAEFGEGSSVTPAVMEEYGKVIISEQAIDVICTHFKRQD
- the ypeB gene encoding germination protein YpeB; translation: MYKRLSSVMFPIFAVLLVGALVWGYQENQEKNAILIKAENQYQRAFHDLSFHMDKLHSEIGNTLAVHSTSQGMHRKGLMNVWRLTSEAQNEINQLPLTMLPFNETEEFLSRISNFAYRASMRDLTNEPLSEKEMGNLKKLYQNSSEITKNLQDVQQKVLTDRLRWMDAETAMATQEQTMDNTIVDGFRSVNKKVQEYPELDWGPSVSNIYAKRSVKKLDGLPVTKDQIQSKAAKFSDADSSKIQVQENGKGTDWESYTATIDHAKNGKLMMDFTRNGGMLISYSDTRPIGTKKVSRQDAMAKADQFLTNKGYKDMKAVNYDEYGNLGNLTYVHKQGDTLIYPEKMSVRVGLDTGEVTGFQASDFVYEHNDKRKVPKATLTEQQARQKLNSEFEENYVRKSLIENDYSKEVLCYEFGGKINGSRYRIYINANTGIEEAVEEIKPVNATS
- a CDS encoding metallophosphoesterase, giving the protein MGVLLLFHMWREAHVHQMIEEEVEVPHLPPSFDGVMILYVSDTHKRKLKQKDMEHFKNKVDWVLIGGDVAEKGISWSLVRHNMKLLSNIAPSFTVYGNHDKRAGTAQLARILRESGVQLLQDNVVYLRKGNDRVSLIGIDYRSKQGDVLLEQVGDRFCKLAIVHDPLQALRLEQNADLILSGHTHGGQLVLPFFGPVFLSKAYRPISNGWYSLKRSPEDVHQEGKMLVSRGYGTNHLPLRLGCPAEMHIITLRVPAEKALTEKQP
- the prsW gene encoding glutamic-type intramembrane protease PrsW, coding for MLLFSVLAAAVAPGLALLTYFYLKDRYDYEPLHMVLRVFLMGILMVLPVMIIQRGMMMWLGDNPYLEAILISGGVEEFVKWFVLYHIIYNHTEFDEPYDGILYAVAVSLGFATVENVLYAFAGNASVSAMFLRALLPVSGHAMFAVIMGYYMGKAKFIGGKKKRWYLVLSLVLPFFWHALYDVIMNTMVNHWLWFIAPLMAGLWYGAMGKITRANNRSPFRFVKREEEVKL
- a CDS encoding polysaccharide deacetylase family protein, whose translation is MFRHTAALIIAASLLLSACGAAEEKTSENSAPASEPTTTIQEEQSDSNPSESGEPGTGVTEPSTSESTATEEEPDPSEQVSAEEKVEQTYHMNENYYIKPNDETSPSKVVLLTFDDGPKEEKMIASLIDTLDKHNAKAIFFVNGYRVKSHPELLKLIHERGQIVGNHAWDHEDLKKMSNAEASKQVTDVQKIVKDTIGEEPQFFRPPFGSGNDALKATVKKNGMLYMTWSNGSLDWDKSTKNKPEKVIQNVLDQLNPGSNILMHELPWTVEALDELLTKLEKKGYSFVNPRAIELEAR
- a CDS encoding flagellar brake domain-containing protein translates to MFPKINEILYIQIASADEKEENKEYKSRIADMDDSSFLIEVPMQQGSSRLKRLFFGEELSISYITEDGVRHYFNTYVTGFEEDVVRLVRIRKPLPSDISKIQRRSFLRVHANLEMAIQSEDLTRAVGLTEDIGGGGLSIYGEAGFSIAEGQKLKCWLLVPYRNSTIEHVNFEAEVVRIKTLETGRLLCMLKFVQISDSERQKIIKFCFERQLDYRTK